A DNA window from Tepidibacillus fermentans contains the following coding sequences:
- the acpP gene encoding acyl carrier protein, with the protein MADIFDRVKKIVVDRLGVDEEEVTLDARFKEDLGADSLDIVELVMELEDEFELEISDEDAEKISKVGEVVDYIKAHQ; encoded by the coding sequence ATGGCAGACATTTTTGATCGTGTAAAAAAGATTGTTGTTGACCGTCTTGGGGTTGATGAGGAAGAGGTTACATTAGATGCTAGATTCAAAGAAGATCTAGGCGCTGATTCTTTGGATATCGTAGAATTAGTAATGGAATTAGAAGATGAATTTGAACTTGAGATTTCTGATGAAGATGCAGAAAAAATCTCCAAAGTAGGGGAAGTTGTTGACTATATTAAAGCTCATCAGTAA
- the fabG gene encoding 3-oxoacyl-[acyl-carrier-protein] reductase codes for MLSGKVAIVTGGSKGIGKEIALTLAEAGANIVLNYNQSQQAAEEVMSQIKAFGRECLLIQADVSKSEEVQSLIDTTLEHFGKIDILVNNAGITKDNLIMRMKEEDWDQVIDTNLKSVFLTSKAVSRTMMKQRSGKIVNITSVVGILGNVGQANYVSAKAGVIGLTKTLAREFASRNITVNAIAPGFIETDMTAKLSPEIQESLLTQIPLARFGKPKDVAKVVKFLVSEDADYITGQIIHVDGGMVM; via the coding sequence ATGCTTTCTGGAAAAGTGGCAATTGTAACTGGAGGATCAAAAGGAATTGGAAAAGAGATCGCGTTAACATTGGCAGAGGCTGGGGCAAACATTGTCCTCAATTATAACCAAAGCCAACAAGCAGCGGAAGAAGTTATGAGTCAAATTAAAGCTTTTGGTCGAGAGTGTCTTCTCATACAAGCAGATGTTTCCAAAAGCGAAGAGGTCCAGTCACTCATTGATACAACATTAGAACATTTCGGTAAAATTGACATTTTAGTGAATAATGCCGGAATTACCAAGGATAATTTAATCATGAGGATGAAAGAAGAAGATTGGGATCAGGTGATTGATACCAATCTAAAAAGTGTTTTTCTAACAAGTAAAGCTGTTAGTAGGACCATGATGAAACAACGTTCAGGAAAAATCGTCAATATTACCTCTGTCGTTGGCATTTTAGGAAATGTGGGACAAGCGAATTATGTTTCCGCAAAAGCGGGTGTGATTGGTCTTACCAAAACGCTAGCCCGCGAGTTTGCGTCAAGGAACATTACTGTAAATGCCATTGCACCAGGTTTTATTGAAACAGACATGACGGCGAAACTATCTCCTGAGATTCAAGAAAGCTTACTAACACAAATTCCATTAGCCCGCTTTGGAAAACCAAAAGACGTAGCAAAAGTAGTCAAATTCCTTGTTTCAGAAGATGCGGATTACATAACAGGGCAAATTATTCATGTTGATGGTGGTATGGTAATGTAA
- the fabD gene encoding ACP S-malonyltransferase translates to MKTAILFPGQGSQFVGMGYQFYQEFEEAREIYKQADDILDFPLSKLCFEGPEEQLRITMYTQPAIYVTSLAIWSVVKKLGILPDFMAGHSLGEYTALTAAESIPYEEALRLVEKRGLFMEEAVPHGEGTMAAVMGIDRKGLEKVCRQVTEEGNVVELANINSPGQIVISGTKLGVELAAQRAKELGARRIIPLSVSGPFHSRLMKPARDRLQPLVTKLQIQEGRTPVVMNVTGRSETEPMRMKSNLIEQVVSPVLWTDSIEWMIAQGVDTFIEVGPSKVLSGLVKKINRTVTTYSIEDLDSFYQFQKEWS, encoded by the coding sequence ATGAAAACTGCAATATTATTCCCTGGACAAGGATCCCAATTTGTAGGAATGGGTTATCAATTCTATCAGGAATTCGAAGAAGCAAGAGAAATATATAAACAGGCGGATGATATTTTAGATTTTCCCTTATCGAAGCTCTGCTTCGAAGGGCCTGAAGAACAATTAAGAATTACCATGTACACTCAGCCAGCTATTTACGTAACGAGCCTAGCCATCTGGTCGGTTGTAAAAAAACTAGGTATTTTGCCGGATTTCATGGCGGGTCATAGTTTAGGAGAGTATACCGCACTTACTGCAGCAGAAAGTATCCCTTATGAAGAGGCGTTAAGACTAGTAGAAAAACGAGGACTCTTTATGGAAGAGGCTGTTCCACATGGAGAAGGGACAATGGCAGCGGTAATGGGTATAGATCGGAAAGGTTTAGAGAAGGTTTGCCGTCAAGTAACGGAAGAGGGTAATGTGGTTGAATTAGCGAATATTAATTCTCCAGGTCAAATTGTGATCTCTGGTACGAAACTAGGGGTAGAACTTGCAGCCCAAAGAGCGAAGGAACTAGGGGCTAGGAGAATCATTCCCCTGTCTGTAAGTGGTCCATTTCATTCTCGTTTAATGAAACCAGCAAGGGATCGATTGCAACCGCTTGTTACAAAACTGCAGATACAGGAAGGAAGAACTCCAGTTGTCATGAATGTCACAGGTCGGTCAGAAACAGAACCTATGCGAATGAAATCGAATCTTATTGAACAAGTGGTATCTCCTGTTCTTTGGACAGATAGTATTGAATGGATGATTGCTCAAGGAGTAGATACGTTTATTGAGGTAGGGCCTTCTAAGGTATTATCAGGTCTAGTAAAGAAAATCAATCGAACGGTTACAACTTATTCAATTGAAGATCTAGACTCATTTTACCAGTTTCAGAAGGAATGGAGTTGA